The following proteins come from a genomic window of Winogradskyella sp. PC-19:
- a CDS encoding DUF6427 family protein: MITSIFSKSKPINYVIVMVVLVIAFVLHFFDEANGDNSSVVLSFIGLSIGLFYVFITDFIISKNDLTKRHSYGIMLLTLLFVVFPEVFGNINSMVANLLVLFALRRLLSLHTKRDLSKKFFDAVFWIALSSLFYTWTLLYLILVLVALGYYWQNEGKYIVVSLFGIITVFVLLVLYNIIFKDQYFPQSNFDFSYNLDFSNYNSLGKIIRFTVVIALYIWGLIFYFKNISEKNKKLKPIHNLVVLASIIALIIGVLSPIKTGNEVVFFMLPFSIIIANYIETVEELWFKEIFVALLILVPILDLLL; encoded by the coding sequence ATGATTACAAGTATTTTTAGTAAATCAAAGCCTATAAACTATGTAATAGTTATGGTTGTGCTTGTTATCGCATTTGTACTTCATTTTTTTGATGAGGCAAATGGCGATAATTCGTCTGTTGTTTTAAGCTTTATAGGACTAAGTATAGGCTTATTTTATGTTTTTATTACAGATTTTATTATTTCAAAAAACGATTTGACCAAAAGACATAGCTATGGCATTATGTTATTAACTTTGTTGTTTGTTGTGTTCCCTGAAGTTTTTGGCAATATTAATAGCATGGTCGCTAATTTATTAGTGTTATTTGCCTTAAGACGTTTATTAAGCCTTCATACAAAGCGTGATTTAAGCAAAAAGTTTTTTGATGCTGTATTTTGGATTGCTTTATCTTCTTTATTTTACACTTGGACTTTATTGTATTTAATTTTAGTGCTTGTAGCCTTGGGATATTATTGGCAAAATGAAGGGAAGTATATTGTTGTTTCCCTTTTTGGAATTATTACTGTTTTTGTTTTACTGGTACTTTATAATATTATTTTTAAAGATCAATATTTCCCTCAAAGTAATTTTGATTTTAGCTACAATTTAGATTTTTCAAATTACAATAGCCTAGGCAAAATTATAAGATTTACTGTTGTTATAGCACTGTACATATGGGGCTTGATATTTTATTTCAAGAATATTTCAGAAAAAAACAAAAAACTTAAACCCATTCATAATCTAGTAGTATTAGCGTCTATTATAGCTTTAATAATTGGTGTATTATCACCCATTAAAACTGGTAATGAAGTTGTGTTTTTTATGCTGCCATTTTCTATTATTATTGCTAATTATATAGAAACGGTTGAAGAGCTTTGGTTTAAAGAAATATTTGTGGCACTTTTAATTTTAGTACCAATCTTAGACTTATTGTTGTAA
- the purD gene encoding phosphoribosylamine--glycine ligase, protein MNILVLGSGGREHTFAWKLAQSPLCKALFVAPGNSGTAAIAMNLPIAVTDFDAIKKAVLDNHIDIVVVGPEDPLVQGIHDFFLNDDALKSVKVIGPQKAAAELEGSKEFAKEFMMRHNIPTAAYQSFTASNLEDGYQFLETLKPPYVLKADGLAAGKGVLILDNLDEAKAELKEMLVDSKFGNASTKVVIEEFLEGIELSCFVLTDGIDYKILPTAKDYKRIGEGDTGLNTGGMGAISPVPFATKEFLDKIENRVVKPTIEGLKKDNLPYVGFVFIGLIKVGDDPKVIEYNVRMGDPETEVVLPRLKTDLVEIFTAMGNQTLSDINLEIDNRAATTVMLVSGGYPEAYEKGKEIIGLETIKDSIPFHAGAQLKGDKVVTSGGRVMAITSFGETYNEAIKKSYQTIENLCFDKIYYRKDIGFDL, encoded by the coding sequence ATGAACATTCTTGTCCTTGGCTCAGGTGGTAGAGAGCATACTTTTGCATGGAAATTAGCACAAAGTCCGTTATGTAAAGCCTTATTTGTTGCACCAGGAAACTCTGGTACAGCAGCTATTGCAATGAATTTACCTATTGCTGTTACGGATTTCGACGCGATAAAGAAAGCAGTTTTAGACAATCATATAGATATCGTGGTTGTTGGACCAGAAGACCCATTAGTTCAGGGTATTCATGATTTTTTCTTAAATGACGATGCTTTAAAGTCAGTAAAAGTTATTGGGCCGCAAAAAGCTGCTGCAGAGTTAGAAGGTAGTAAGGAATTTGCCAAAGAGTTTATGATGCGTCATAACATTCCAACTGCCGCTTACCAAAGTTTTACAGCTTCAAATTTAGAAGATGGGTATCAATTTTTAGAAACTTTAAAGCCACCATATGTACTTAAAGCCGATGGATTAGCAGCCGGCAAAGGTGTTTTAATTCTCGATAATTTAGATGAAGCAAAAGCAGAATTAAAAGAAATGCTGGTTGATTCTAAATTCGGAAACGCAAGTACAAAAGTGGTTATCGAAGAATTTCTTGAAGGAATAGAGTTAAGCTGTTTTGTTCTTACAGACGGAATAGATTATAAAATTTTACCAACAGCAAAAGACTATAAGCGTATTGGAGAAGGTGACACTGGACTAAACACTGGAGGAATGGGAGCTATATCTCCAGTACCTTTTGCAACCAAAGAATTTTTAGATAAAATTGAAAATCGAGTAGTAAAGCCTACCATCGAAGGTCTTAAAAAGGATAATTTGCCATACGTTGGATTTGTGTTTATTGGCCTTATAAAGGTTGGTGATGACCCAAAAGTAATTGAATATAATGTGCGTATGGGTGACCCAGAAACAGAAGTTGTTTTGCCAAGACTTAAAACAGATTTGGTTGAAATATTTACTGCTATGGGGAACCAAACACTCTCAGATATTAACCTTGAAATTGATAATCGAGCAGCAACAACAGTCATGCTAGTTTCTGGTGGATATCCTGAAGCGTACGAAAAAGGAAAAGAAATTATAGGCTTAGAAACTATAAAAGATTCTATTCCGTTTCATGCAGGAGCACAGCTAAAGGGTGATAAAGTTGTAACTTCTGGTGGTAGAGTTATGGCGATTACGTCATTTGGTGAGACCTATAACGAGGCCATAAAAAAATCTTACCAAACCATAGAAAATTTATGTTTTGATAAGATATATTATAGAAAAGATATCGGTTTCGACTTATAA
- a CDS encoding phenylacetate--CoA ligase family protein, with protein sequence MRLFDLSLRAKGFDINKAKRHLSEIQNKNEAVFEIYTQQQKRNILEYHLEHNNYYKSKLENVNHSNWNNIPILTKKDLQQPLNQLLSSTFKETDVYINKTSGSSGDPFLFAKDKFCHALTWAEIINRFSWYDIDFNNSKQARFYGIPLDKKGYYKERIKDFFANRFRFSVFDLSDIAFEKVLAKFRNTRFDYINGYTSPIVQFAKFLNRKNIVLKDVCPTLNACIVTSEMLFEDDRKLLEDLFGIPVVNEYGASELDLIAFENPKGEWQVNSETLFVEILDENNKPIKNGKEGRIVITSLYNKAFPFIRYDIGDIGILSEKSTLKQPILKKLIGRTNDIAILPSGKKAAGLTFYYITKSIIEDGGNVKEFVIEQLEKHHFKISYVSDLELTSNQHKTIRKAMIQYLEDGITITFEKCKMLKRSKSGKLKQFTSYVS encoded by the coding sequence TTGCGATTATTTGACCTTTCATTACGAGCAAAAGGCTTTGATATTAACAAAGCCAAACGGCACTTATCCGAAATACAAAATAAAAATGAAGCCGTATTTGAGATTTATACTCAACAGCAAAAGAGAAATATCTTAGAGTATCATTTGGAGCACAATAATTATTATAAATCTAAATTAGAGAATGTCAATCATAGTAATTGGAATAACATCCCAATACTGACTAAAAAAGATCTACAACAGCCATTAAATCAATTATTATCTTCAACTTTTAAAGAAACCGATGTGTATATTAATAAAACTTCTGGTTCTTCAGGTGATCCTTTTCTTTTTGCTAAAGACAAATTTTGTCACGCCCTAACTTGGGCGGAGATTATAAATCGTTTTTCTTGGTATGACATTGATTTTAATAATTCTAAGCAAGCTCGTTTTTATGGAATTCCTCTTGATAAAAAAGGCTACTATAAAGAAAGAATCAAAGACTTTTTTGCTAATAGATTTCGATTTTCAGTTTTTGATTTAAGTGATATCGCTTTTGAGAAAGTTCTCGCAAAATTTAGAAATACAAGATTTGATTACATTAACGGTTACACAAGTCCTATCGTTCAGTTTGCTAAATTTTTAAATCGAAAAAACATAGTCTTAAAAGACGTTTGTCCCACTCTAAATGCATGTATTGTGACTTCTGAAATGTTATTTGAAGACGACAGAAAATTATTAGAGGACCTATTTGGAATCCCTGTTGTTAACGAATATGGGGCATCTGAATTGGATTTAATTGCCTTTGAAAACCCTAAAGGTGAGTGGCAAGTAAATAGTGAAACATTATTTGTAGAGATTCTGGATGAGAATAATAAACCTATCAAAAATGGCAAAGAAGGTCGTATAGTTATTACATCACTGTACAACAAAGCATTTCCGTTTATTAGATATGATATTGGAGATATTGGTATACTTTCAGAAAAAAGCACTCTAAAACAGCCAATTCTAAAAAAACTTATTGGACGTACAAATGATATTGCCATTCTTCCAAGTGGAAAAAAAGCTGCTGGTCTTACATTTTATTATATTACTAAAAGCATCATTGAAGATGGTGGTAACGTCAAAGAATTTGTCATAGAACAATTAGAAAAACATCACTTTAAGATAAGTTATGTGTCTGACTTAGAATTAACATCTAATCAACACAAAACTATTCGTAAGGCAATGATACAATACCTAGAAGATGGAATAACTATTACATTTGAAAAGTGTAAAATGCTAAAACGTTCTAAAAGCGGTAAATTAAAACAATTTACATCTTACGTTTCTTAA
- a CDS encoding UDP-glucose dehydrogenase family protein encodes MNLTVVGTGYVGLVTGTCLAETGNNVLCIDIDKDKIDTMKKGEVPIYEPHLDIIFQRNIDAGRLNFSTELQDGLDHGEIIFLALPTPEDEDGSADLKYVLGVAEDIGKRIKDYKVIVGKSTVPVGTSEKVRAVISKHTDVDFDVVSNPEFLREGFAVDDFLKPERIVIGSRSEKAIEKIKKLYKPYVRSGNPMIVMDEKSAELTKYAANSFLATKITFMNEIANYCEKVGADVDKVRIGMGTDSRIGKRFLFPGIGYGGSCFPKDVKALHKSGQDSDYDFQILEAVIDVNQKQKKVLLPKIRNHFNNTLAGKKIAIWGLAFKPETDDIREAPSLEIINELLDENAIITAFDPEAMPNVKNKLGDKIKYADNMYDALNEAEALIICTEWSIFRTPNFGKLHDLMKGKIIFDGRNLYDVSDVVSEGFEYVSIGR; translated from the coding sequence ATGAATTTAACAGTAGTAGGAACAGGTTATGTAGGCCTAGTGACAGGAACGTGTTTGGCAGAGACTGGTAATAACGTGCTTTGTATAGACATTGATAAAGATAAAATAGATACAATGAAAAAAGGTGAGGTTCCAATTTATGAACCTCATTTAGATATAATTTTTCAAAGAAATATTGATGCAGGTCGGCTTAATTTTTCGACAGAACTTCAAGATGGTTTAGACCATGGCGAAATTATATTTTTAGCACTACCAACACCTGAAGACGAAGACGGTTCGGCTGATTTAAAATATGTTTTAGGAGTTGCTGAAGACATAGGCAAACGCATTAAAGATTATAAAGTAATTGTTGGAAAAAGTACTGTCCCAGTCGGAACTTCAGAAAAAGTAAGAGCAGTAATATCAAAGCATACTGACGTAGATTTTGATGTTGTAAGTAACCCTGAATTTCTTCGCGAAGGATTTGCTGTAGATGATTTTTTAAAGCCCGAGCGTATTGTAATTGGCTCTAGGAGCGAAAAGGCTATTGAGAAAATAAAAAAACTTTATAAACCATACGTCAGGTCAGGTAATCCAATGATTGTAATGGACGAAAAGTCTGCAGAGCTAACAAAGTATGCGGCGAATTCTTTTTTAGCTACTAAAATTACTTTCATGAATGAGATTGCCAACTATTGCGAAAAAGTTGGTGCTGATGTTGATAAAGTAAGAATAGGTATGGGTACTGACTCACGAATTGGGAAACGTTTTTTATTTCCAGGAATTGGTTATGGAGGCTCTTGTTTTCCAAAGGATGTAAAAGCATTACACAAATCAGGGCAAGATTCTGATTATGATTTTCAAATTTTAGAAGCAGTAATAGATGTTAATCAAAAACAGAAAAAAGTATTGCTTCCTAAAATAAGAAACCATTTTAATAATACTTTGGCAGGCAAAAAAATTGCCATTTGGGGATTAGCTTTCAAGCCAGAGACAGATGACATAAGAGAAGCTCCGTCGTTAGAAATTATAAATGAGTTATTAGATGAAAATGCTATTATAACCGCTTTTGATCCTGAAGCAATGCCTAATGTAAAAAACAAACTAGGTGATAAAATAAAGTATGCAGATAACATGTATGATGCTTTAAATGAAGCTGAAGCACTAATAATTTGTACTGAGTGGAGTATTTTTAGAACTCCAAATTTTGGCAAGCTTCATGATTTGATGAAGGGAAAAATAATTTTTGATGGAAGAAACCTTTATGATGTCTCAGATGTAGTGAGTGAAGGGTTTGAGTATGTTTCTATAGGAAGATAA
- a CDS encoding UDP-glucuronic acid decarboxylase family protein — MNKDKKVLITGAAGFLGSHLCDKFVNEGFLVIGMDNFITGDKRNIAHLDDHPNFRFIEHDVTEFIKIEGDLHYILHFASPASPIDYLKIPIQTLKVGSLGTHNLLGLAKAKNARILIASTSEVYGDPLVHPQPETYFGNVSTIGPRGVYDEAKRFQESLTMAYHRFHGLEVRIVRIFNTYGSRMRLNDGRVIPAFMGQVLRGEDLTVFGDGLQTRSFCYVDDQIDGIFKLLFSDYSFPVNIGNPSETTILDFAKEIIKLGKSSQKIIHKPLPVDDPLKRRPDITLAKKILDWQPKISQETGMKITFDYFKGLSQEELHKKNHKDFSSYNKH; from the coding sequence ATGAATAAGGATAAAAAAGTTTTAATAACAGGTGCAGCAGGATTTTTAGGGTCTCATTTATGTGATAAATTTGTAAACGAAGGATTTTTAGTAATCGGAATGGACAATTTTATTACAGGAGATAAGAGGAATATTGCTCATCTTGATGATCATCCTAATTTTAGATTTATAGAACACGATGTAACAGAATTCATTAAAATTGAAGGCGATTTACATTATATTCTTCATTTCGCCTCGCCAGCAAGTCCAATAGATTACCTAAAGATTCCAATTCAGACTTTAAAAGTCGGATCTCTAGGTACTCACAATTTATTAGGTTTAGCTAAAGCTAAAAATGCAAGAATTCTTATAGCTTCTACTTCCGAAGTTTATGGAGACCCGTTGGTACATCCTCAACCGGAAACGTATTTTGGTAATGTAAGCACAATAGGTCCAAGAGGTGTTTATGACGAAGCTAAGCGGTTTCAAGAATCTTTAACTATGGCTTATCATAGATTTCATGGTTTAGAAGTCCGCATTGTTAGAATATTTAATACATATGGCTCAAGGATGAGACTTAATGACGGAAGAGTAATACCGGCATTTATGGGTCAGGTTCTAAGAGGAGAAGATTTAACGGTATTTGGCGACGGTTTACAAACAAGATCATTCTGTTATGTAGACGACCAGATTGATGGTATATTTAAACTGTTATTTTCTGACTACTCATTCCCTGTAAATATTGGGAACCCATCAGAAACTACAATTTTAGATTTTGCGAAAGAGATTATTAAACTCGGTAAATCCAGCCAGAAAATAATTCATAAGCCACTTCCGGTAGACGACCCTTTAAAAAGGCGACCAGATATTACTTTAGCCAAAAAAATATTAGATTGGCAACCAAAAATTTCTCAAGAGACAGGAATGAAAATTACTTTTGATTATTTTAAGGGTTTAAGTCAAGAAGAACTTCATAAGAAAAACCATAAAGATTTTTCTAGTTATAATAAACATTAA
- a CDS encoding exopolysaccharide biosynthesis polyprenyl glycosylphosphotransferase, giving the protein MSYIRGRYSWLLRPALIFFDVTIIVFFASYFIDFKTFGLPYWSIGFLKSKATFFVFYASILWLISAYSIKFYNVYRYTTALNILGLLIKQFLIFFIIVFAFIGFYRGIEINKITVLKYLVISISVIACVKFLMFFGLKKYRQHLNGNHRRVLIIGSTEGAKDLKHFFTTKSEYGYDLLGVYSNNSSQSPNGNIQDAVNFISNNNSIDEIYCAMDELSENEINTFVKYAELNQCNIKFIPKRANFFNKRLKTDFYNYLPVLSIQEVSLNKPFNRVLKRIFDVVFSILVIVFILSWLSVILFVLIKLESKGPLFYKHKRNGINYKEFNCYKFRSLRKDSTEANDYVKKEDVRVTKIGRFLRQTSLDELPQFINVFKGDMSVVGPRPHMISYTEAYSKKIDTYNFIFRHNVKPGVTGLAQVKGFRGEVKTDEDIINRVKYDIFYIENWSVLLDLDIIGKTMIGVLKGDEKAY; this is encoded by the coding sequence ATGAGCTACATCAGAGGAAGATATTCTTGGTTATTAAGGCCAGCTCTTATTTTCTTTGATGTAACTATTATTGTTTTTTTCGCATCTTATTTTATAGATTTTAAAACCTTTGGTTTACCATATTGGTCCATCGGATTCTTAAAAAGTAAAGCAACTTTCTTTGTTTTTTATGCTAGTATATTATGGTTAATATCGGCCTATTCAATTAAATTTTATAACGTTTATAGATATACAACAGCCTTAAATATCCTTGGACTTTTAATAAAACAATTTCTAATATTTTTCATTATTGTATTTGCATTTATTGGGTTTTATAGAGGAATAGAAATTAATAAAATTACAGTCTTAAAATACTTAGTAATAAGTATTTCGGTAATTGCATGTGTTAAATTTTTAATGTTCTTCGGGCTTAAAAAATACAGACAACACCTTAACGGAAATCATAGACGTGTATTAATTATTGGGAGCACTGAAGGAGCAAAAGATTTAAAACATTTTTTTACGACTAAGTCAGAATACGGATATGATTTATTAGGAGTATATAGCAATAATTCGTCTCAAAGTCCCAATGGAAATATTCAAGACGCAGTAAATTTTATTTCGAATAACAATTCCATTGACGAGATATATTGTGCTATGGACGAATTGTCCGAAAATGAAATAAACACCTTTGTAAAGTATGCAGAGCTTAACCAATGCAACATTAAGTTTATACCTAAAAGAGCTAATTTCTTTAACAAACGTTTAAAAACCGATTTCTATAATTACTTACCAGTATTATCAATCCAAGAAGTATCTTTAAATAAGCCCTTTAATAGAGTTTTAAAAAGAATATTCGATGTAGTTTTCTCAATATTAGTCATCGTTTTTATCTTATCTTGGTTAAGTGTTATTCTCTTTGTTTTAATAAAATTAGAGTCAAAAGGCCCACTATTTTACAAGCACAAACGTAATGGTATAAATTATAAGGAATTTAATTGCTATAAATTTAGATCGCTTCGTAAAGACTCTACAGAAGCAAATGATTATGTAAAAAAAGAAGATGTAAGAGTTACCAAAATTGGAAGATTTTTGAGACAAACAAGTTTAGATGAATTACCTCAATTTATAAATGTTTTTAAAGGCGACATGTCAGTAGTTGGTCCAAGACCACATATGATATCTTACACTGAGGCGTACTCAAAAAAAATTGATACATACAATTTTATATTCAGGCACAATGTAAAGCCAGGGGTTACTGGATTAGCACAAGTAAAGGGTTTTAGAGGTGAAGTCAAGACTGACGAAGACATTATAAACCGAGTTAAGTACGATATCTTTTATATCGAAAACTGGTCTGTATTACTCGATTTAGACATTATAGGCAAAACTATGATAGGCGTTCTCAAAGGAGATGAAAAAGCGTATTAA
- a CDS encoding glycosyltransferase family 4 protein: protein MKEVLIISNYFPPEIGAASNRIFQLAKGLSKNHNVSVICPLPNYPTGKVFENYNAKETINNISVNRLWVSPSVSKNKFIRLFSMLSFSFSISWYILWNKIPETVIVNSPPLLVAFTSLFFLRSKRHKLILNVSDLWPSAGFELGAIKKGFSYNVLQKLESFNYKKAHLILGQSEEILTHIKTTVPQKETLLYRNFPDFEPPKIHTENPKDSTKIKLVYAGLLGIAQGVLKLCNKLDYSNIEFHIYGAGAEEIQIKSFLKKNPNLPIFFHGSVGRKQLHKELMKYDATIIPLLNRIYGSVPSKIFEYSRLGLPIIYFGGGEGETVVEKNKLGWVAEAGNYEALNSILNNLKASDFSTGQKQKIQKTAIANFENKHQIEAFENLI, encoded by the coding sequence ATGAAAGAGGTTTTAATCATATCTAATTATTTTCCGCCAGAAATTGGTGCGGCATCTAATCGTATTTTTCAGTTAGCAAAAGGACTTTCTAAAAATCATAATGTTAGTGTCATTTGTCCTTTACCTAATTATCCGACTGGAAAAGTTTTTGAGAATTACAACGCAAAGGAGACTATCAATAATATTAGCGTTAATAGGCTTTGGGTATCGCCTTCAGTATCCAAAAACAAATTTATCCGTTTGTTCTCAATGCTTTCATTTAGTTTTAGTATCTCTTGGTATATACTTTGGAATAAAATTCCGGAAACTGTTATTGTAAATTCGCCACCTTTGCTCGTGGCATTTACATCTTTATTTTTTTTGCGTTCAAAAAGGCACAAGCTTATTCTTAATGTTAGCGACTTATGGCCTAGTGCTGGTTTTGAATTAGGAGCAATTAAAAAAGGATTTAGTTACAACGTACTTCAAAAACTTGAAAGTTTCAATTACAAAAAAGCACATTTAATTTTGGGGCAAAGCGAAGAGATTTTAACTCATATAAAAACTACTGTACCACAAAAAGAGACACTACTCTACAGAAATTTTCCTGATTTTGAACCACCTAAAATTCATACTGAAAATCCAAAAGATTCAACTAAAATAAAGTTGGTTTACGCAGGGCTATTAGGGATAGCCCAAGGTGTTTTAAAACTTTGTAATAAGTTAGATTATTCTAATATCGAATTTCATATTTATGGTGCTGGTGCTGAAGAAATTCAGATTAAATCCTTTTTGAAAAAAAATCCCAATCTGCCAATATTTTTTCATGGAAGTGTAGGTAGAAAACAACTTCATAAAGAACTTATGAAATATGATGCCACTATAATTCCGCTACTTAATAGAATTTATGGTTCTGTACCTTCAAAAATATTTGAATACTCTCGCTTAGGGCTTCCGATTATTTATTTTGGTGGTGGCGAAGGTGAAACTGTTGTAGAAAAGAATAAATTAGGTTGGGTTGCTGAAGCTGGGAACTATGAGGCTCTCAATTCTATTTTAAATAATTTAAAGGCTTCAGATTTTAGTACAGGCCAAAAACAAAAAATACAAAAAACTGCAATTGCAAATTTTGAAAATAAGCATCAGATTGAAGCTTTTGAAAATTTAATTTAA
- a CDS encoding DUF6341 family protein — MKDFFYAIQDLFVNTLFAPFDALRALELENWFAANAMSWFFMLIGMVAFVYWMLQLKKFNDNNEEDKSVSSHSYL; from the coding sequence ATGAAGGATTTCTTTTACGCAATACAAGATTTATTTGTAAATACACTTTTTGCTCCGTTTGATGCACTTAGAGCTTTAGAGCTAGAAAACTGGTTTGCTGCTAATGCAATGTCATGGTTTTTTATGTTAATTGGTATGGTTGCATTTGTATACTGGATGCTACAGCTTAAAAAATTTAACGATAACAACGAAGAAGATAAAAGCGTTTCGTCTCACTCTTATTTATAA
- the upp gene encoding uracil phosphoribosyltransferase: MHIHHLSDTPSILNTFLSEIRHKTIQKDSMRFRRNIERIGEVLGYELSKSLQFNSQAIETPLGNLQTNLHENDIVLCSILRAGVPLHNGLLNYFDTAENAFISAYRHHKDNPESFEIVVEYLACPSLENKTLILADPMLATGQSMLATFEALKPFGTPKEIHLVSVIGAQKGVDFVSESFDADAHLWIAAIDKELNSKGYIVPGLGDAGDLAFGEKLQQ, encoded by the coding sequence ATGCACATTCATCATCTTTCTGATACGCCTTCAATTTTAAATACATTTTTATCTGAGATTAGACATAAAACTATTCAGAAAGACAGTATGCGCTTTAGACGAAACATAGAGCGTATTGGAGAAGTTTTAGGTTACGAATTAAGCAAATCGCTACAGTTTAATTCTCAAGCAATAGAAACGCCATTGGGAAATTTACAAACCAATTTACATGAAAATGATATTGTTTTATGCTCAATTTTAAGAGCTGGTGTTCCTTTACATAACGGTCTCCTTAATTATTTTGATACCGCAGAAAATGCTTTTATTTCGGCATACAGGCATCATAAAGATAACCCTGAAAGTTTTGAAATTGTGGTAGAGTATTTAGCTTGCCCAAGTCTTGAAAACAAGACATTAATTCTAGCAGACCCAATGTTAGCAACAGGACAATCTATGCTTGCTACTTTTGAGGCTTTAAAACCTTTTGGCACTCCAAAAGAAATTCATTTAGTTAGTGTCATTGGGGCTCAAAAAGGTGTTGATTTTGTTTCCGAAAGTTTTGATGCTGATGCGCACTTGTGGATAGCTGCTATTGACAAAGAATTAAACAGTAAAGGCTATATAGTACCTGGACTTGGTGATGCTGGGGACTTGGCATTTGGAGAAAAATTACAACAATAA